A window of the Planococcus citri chromosome 4, ihPlaCitr1.1, whole genome shotgun sequence genome harbors these coding sequences:
- the LOC135843338 gene encoding maltase A1-like, whose protein sequence is MNSVFSLILLLGATTSVLSVNIDNDWWRHANIYEPYTPSFKDSDGDGIGDINGLISKLDYLVEIGVDTIHLPPFHPSGGIDGGYDITDFYDIDPKYGKIGDFKRLTEEMKERNLYLLMDLVINHTSWDHEWFKRSIRKETVNGIDYTNWFVWADSKGDDKDGKPIPPNNWFYLLDYDKAGSAWTWNDDRKQFYYHVFMNEQPDLNLRNEDVKNEIKNIMRFWLDRGVSGFRVDAPMVFMEDPDLKNNPPVDPKTPPILIYDAVPETANHPDTFPFIKELNEWIREYDRETHRENYTPMIGEIWGSVENQMKYFEDPKDGHPMIDMPFNYIITRLTKYLNAEKFIELLHSWIDELPKGKPSNWALGNHDSRGRIAYWFNEEYNYILLAVVSMLPGASTVYYGEELGMSINKSFTGKDPTNREWVRTPMQWDDTKNAGFTDADRPWAPAHPNYWRINVGAQETDENSSLKYFTNLMTIRKTDLGKYGDLEFHTLSEWVFAFSRTHQKSETSYVVLLNLGSYYETVKLKEIIVKNDEETLNVLFSSPNSLYKAGTTIRSPGYDLELRPHSVIIFEHKRSWALKAKTEGASSVPPSHHIM, encoded by the exons ATGAATTCAGTGTTCAGTTTGATCCTCCTCCTTGGGGCCACGACTAGTGTTTTATCAGTGAATATAGACAATGACTGGTGGAGGCATGCGAATATTTACGAGCCATATACACCTTCGTTCAAAGATAGTGATGGAGACGGAATTGGCGATATCAATGGTCTAATTTCCAAACTAGACTACTTGGTCGAAATTGGAGTGGATACTATTCATCTGCCACCATTTCATCCATCTGGCGGCATTGATGGAGGTTATGATATTACTGATTTCTACGATATAGATCCtaaatatggaaaaattggAGATTTCAAACGTCTGACAGAGGAAATGAAAGAAAGAA aTCTATATTTGCTTATGGATTTGGTAATAAATCACACTAGCTGGGACCACGAATGGTTCAAAAGATCTATACGCAAAGAAACAGTGAATGGAATCGATTACACTAACTGGTTCGTATGGGCCGACTCAAAAGGTGACGATAAAGATGGAAAACCAATTCCACCAAATAATTGG TTTTATTTACTTGATTATGACAAAGCTGGCTCAGCGTGGACTTGGAATGATGACAGGAAACAATTCTATTACCACGTCTTTATGAACGAACAGCCGGACTTGAATTTGAGAAACGAAGACGTCAAGAATGAAATAAAG AATATAATGAGATTCTGGCTAGATAGAGGAGTTTCTGGATTCCGTGTAGATGCACCCATGGTTTTCATGGAAGACCCTGACCTTAAAAATAACCCACCAGTCGACCCAAAAACACCACCAATATTGATTTACGATGCAGTTCCAGAAACCGCTAATCATCCTGACACGTTCCCGTTCATCAAAGAATTGAATGAATGGATTCGAGAATATGATCGAGAAACCCACAGAGAAAACTACAC gccTATGATTGGGGAAATATGGGGATCGGTTGAAAACCAAATGAAATACTTCGAGGACCCGAAGGATGGTCATCCAATGATCGATATGCCATTCAATTACATCATCACTAGATTGACTAAATAtttaaatgctgaaaaatttatcGAGCTTTTGCACAGTTGGATAGACGAGCTGCCGAAAGGCAAACCATCAAATTGGGCA TTGGGTAATCACGATAGTAGAGGCAGAATCGCGTATTGGTTTAACGAAGAATATAATTATATCTTACTAGCAGTGGTATCCATGTTACCCGGTGCCTCGACAGTATACTATGGTGAAGAACTGGGTATGTCGATTAATAAATCATTTACAGGAAAAGATCCGACGAACAGAGAGTGGGTTCGTACACCAATGCAGTGGGATGATACAAAAAATGCAG GATTCACCGATGCTGACAGGCCATGGGCTCCAGCACATCCCAATTATTGGCGGATCAACGTCGGTGCTCAGGAAACAGACGAGAACAGTTCATTGAAATACTTCACGAATTTAATGACCATAAGAAAAACTGATTTGGGAAAATACGGTGATTTGGAGTTTCATACTTTATCAGAATGGGTATTCGCTTTTTCAAGAACTCACCAGAAATCCGAGACCAGTTACGTTGTTTTGTTGAATTTGGGATCGTACTATGAAACCGTCAAGTTGAaggaaattattgttaaaaatgatGAGGAAACTTTAAACGTACTTTTCTCCAGTCCTAATTCGCTCTACAAAGCAGG cACTACAATAAGATCGCCAGGTTATGACCTTGAACTTAGACCTCATTCCGTTATTATTTTCGAGCACAAGCGAAGCTGGGCATTAAAGGCAAAAACAGAAGGTGCCAGCTCTGTACCTCCATCTCACCACATAATGTga